The genomic region CAGCCGCCAGAATGGTCCGAGCAGCGACTGGTCGGTCTCCGTGTTGCCCTCATCGCCATTATTCAGCAGGCACACCAGCGGCGAGACGCCGAGCGAGCCTGCCATCAGCACGACCTCATTATGCGTGTCGGTCGAGAGCTTGCCGAGTTCGGCGATAACAGCCGTGGCGTCGCGGAATTCCTTCTCGGTCAGGCGAACGTCGCGAACAAAACCGTGCAGATGCTTGACCAGGGAGACCATGATCTGGCGTAGCCGTGGATCGGATGTCTGCTCCATCACCGCCAAGGCCGCGGCCGTGACGTCCTGCTCGCGCCCGATGATCATGGGATGCTCCCTCACCTTGCGTCATGGCCGGGCTTGTCCCGGCCATCCACGACCTTCTTCTCGCGGCACCAAGAACCGTGGATGCCCGGGCCTTCGCCTCGCCGAAGAGGCTTCGGCCTCGCAGGCGGGACAAGCCCGGGCATGACGAGTCTGGGGCACCCGGCTCCGGGATGACGGCACGCTGCGCGTCCCGTCAGTTCAGCTTCTCGATCGCGACCGCGACGCCCTGACCGACGCCGACGCACATGGTGGCGAGCGCGAGCTTGCCGCCGCGCTTCTCCATGCCGTGCACCGCGGTGAGCGCAAGGCGCGCGCCGCTCATGCCGAGGGGATGACCGAGTGCGATCGCACCGCCATGCGGATTGACGAAGTCGGCATCGTCGGCAACGCCGAGCTGGCGTATGCAGGCGATACCCTGCGAGGCAAAGGCTTCGTTGAGCTCGATCAGGTCGAAATCGCTGATTTTCTTGCCGAGACGTTCCATCAGCTTGCGGGTGGCCGGCACAGGTCCAATGCCCATGATGCGCGGCGGCACGCCGGCCGAGGCGAGGCCGAGGATGCGCGCGCGCGGCGTCAGGCCGTGCTTCTTCACGGCAGCCTCGGACGCCAGGATCATCGCGGCGGCGCCGTCATTGACGCCGGAGGCGTTGCCCGCGGTCACCGTGCCGGGATTGCGCACGATCGGCCTGAGCTTCGTCAGGGCTTCCAGCGTGGTCTCGGGACGCGGATGCTCGTCCTTGTCGACGGTGACAGGGCCGGCCTTGCCGCCGGGAATGGTGATCGGGGTGATTTCTTCGGCGAAATAGCCGGCCGCAATCGCGGCGCCCGCGCGCTGCTGCGAGCGGATCGCGAAGGCGTCCTGATCCGCGCGCGAGACCTGGAATTCCTCGGCGACGTTCTCGCCGGTCTCGGGCATCGCGTCGACGCCATACTGCGCCTTCAGCAGCGGATTGATGAAGCGCCAGCCGATCGTGGTGTCGAAGATCTCAGCCGAGCGCGAGAACGCTTCCTGCGCCTTGCCCATCACGAAGGGCGCGCGCGTCATGGATTCGACGCCGCCCGCAATCGCAAGCTCCATCTCGCCGGAGCGGATGGCGCGGCCGGCGGCACCGACCGCATCGAGACCGGAGGCACAGAGCCGGTTCAGGGTCTGGCCCGGAACGGAATCCGGCAGGCCCGCAAGCAGGAGCGCCATGCGTGCCACGTTGCGGTTGTCCTCGCCGGCCTGGTTGGCACAGCCGAAGAAGACCTCGTCAACCTGTGCCCAATCGAGATTGGGGTGCTTGGCCATCAGTGCCTTGATCGGGGCCGCCGCCAGGTCGTCGGCACGCACCTTGGCGAGCGACCCGCCAAAACGGCCGATCGGGGTCCGCACGGCATCGCAGATAAAGACGTCACGCATGGTTGTTCTCCCTGAATGCCGCGATCCGGCCTAAATTCTTCAATGTCGACGGAGTTTTAGGAGGGCGCCCGCGGCAGGTCAATTGACCGATACGCGCGTGTTCCGAGGGGTGTGCACGCGAGTTGCGCATGCCGCGGTGCGGACAACGTGGAAAACCTCCCCTCTCCGGCCAAAGCGATAGGAGCGCGGGGCGAAATTTTGTAGGTTGCGCCGCCCATGACAATGCAACAACCGATCCCTGCACCGCCTCCCGACGATACGCCCGCGCCGCAGGCGGAAGCTGCCGCGCGCGTCACGCCGATGATGGAACAGTACCTTGAAATCAAGGCGGCACATCAGGGCCTTCTGCTGTTCTACCGGATGGGCGACTTTTACGAGCTGTTCTTCGAGGACGCCGAGATCGCCTCCAGGACACTCGGCATCGTCCTGACCAAGCGCGGCAAGCATCAAGGCGCCGATATCCCGATGTGCGGCGTGCCAGTCGAGCGCTCCGAGGACTATTTGCACCGGCTGATCACCGCCGGGCACCGGGTCGCGGTGTGCGAGCAGACCGAGGATCCCGCGGCGGCGAAAGCACGCGGCAACAAGAGCGTCGTGCGCCGCGGCGTGGTGCGCCTGGTCACGCCGGGCACGCTGACCGAGGACACGCTGCTCGACGCGCGCGCCAACAATTACCTGCTGGCGCTCGCGCGCGCGCGCTCATCGGCGGGCGGTGACCGCTTTGGCCTCGCCTGGATCGACATCTCGACCGCCGAGTTCACGGTGACGGAATGTTCGGGCGGCGAACTCGCCGCCACGCTGGCGCGGATCAATCCGAACGAGGTGATCGTCACCGACGCGCTCTATAACGACAGCGAGCTCGGACAGACCCTGCGCGAGCTGCCGGCGGTGACGCCGCTGACCCGCGACGTCTTCGACGGCGCCACTGCCGAGAAGCGGCTGTGCGACTATTTTGCCGTCGCGACCATGGACGGACTGTCCCAGCTCACGCGGCTGGAAGCCACTGCCGCCGCCGGCGCCGTCACCTATGTTGACCGCACCCAGGTCGGCAAACATCCGCCGCTGTCGCCGCCCGCGCGCGAAGCCTCGGGCGCGACCATGGCGATCGATCCCGCCACCCGCGCCAATCTCGAACTGACGCGGACACTCGCCGGCGAACGCCGCGGCTCGCTGCTCGACGCGATCGACTGCACGGTGACCTCGGCCGGCTCGCGCCTGCTGGCGCAGCGGCTTGCCGCGCCGCTGACCGATGCGGCGGCGATTGCGCGGCGGCTCGATGCCGTCGGCAGCTTCGTTGCCGACTCGGCCGCGCGCGAGGACATCCGCAGCATCCTGCGCGGCGCCCCGGACATGTCGCGGGCGCTGGCCCGTATATCCGTCGGCCGCGGCGGTCCGCGTGACCTCGCCGGCCTGCGCGATGGCATCATCGCCGCCGACCAGGTGCTGACGCGGCTTGACGAACTCGACCAGCCGCCGCAGGAGATCGCCGTCGTGATGGCGGCGCTGCAAAAGCCATCGCGCGAGCTCGCGGCGGAATTCGCCAGGGCGCTCGACGATCAACTGCCGCTGATCAAGCGCGACGGCGGGTTCGTTCGCCAGGGCTATGAGCCTGCGCTGGACGAAACGCGAAATCTGCGCGACGCCTCGCGCCTGGTGGTGGCCTCGATGCAGGCGCGCTACGCCGACAACACGGGTGTGAAGGGGCTCAAGATCCGGCACAACAACGTGCTCGGCTATTTTGTCGAGGTCACCGCGCAGCACGGCGACAAGCTGATGTCGGCGCCGCTGAACGCAACCTTCATCCACCGCCAGACGCTGGCCGGCCAGGTCCGCTTCACCACCTCGGAGCTCGGGGAGATCGAAGCCAAGATCGCCAATGCCGGCGACCGCGCACTCGGGCTCGAGCTCGAGATTTTCGAGCGGCTCTGCGCCAAGGCTTTGGCCATCAGCGAGGAACTGCGCGCCGCCGCTCACGCCTTTGCGCTGCTCGACGTCGCGACGTCGCTTGCCAAGCTGGCGATCGACGAGAACTATGTGCGGCCCGAGGTGGACTCGTCTCTCGGCTTCGCGATCGAGGCGGGCCGCCATCCGGTGGTCGAGCAGGCCTTGAAGCGCAATGGCCAGCCGTTCATCGCCAATGCCTGCGATCTCTCGCCGGGCCCTGCGCAAAAATCCGGCCAGCTCTGGTTGCTGACCGGTCCGAACATGGCGGGTAAGTCGACCTTCCTGCGCCAGAACGCGCTGATTGCGTTGCTCGCCCAGATCGGAAGTTTCGTGCCGGCGACACGCGCGCGGATCGGCATCATCGACCGCCTGTTCTCGCGTGTCGGCGCCGCCGACGATCTCGCCCGCGGCCGTTCCACCTTCATGGTCGAGATGGTCGAGACCGCCGCGATCCTAAACCAGGCCGGCGAGCGTGCGCTCGTGATCCTTGATGAAATCGGCCGCGGCACTGCGACCTTCGACGGCCTCTCGATCGCCTGGGCCGCAATCGAGCACCTGCACGAGAGCAACCGCTGCCGCACGCTGTTCGCGACGCATTACCACGAGCTGACGGCGCTCTCCGCCAAGCTGCCGCGGATGTTCAACGCGACCGTGCGGGTGAAGGAATGGCAGGGCAATGTCGTGTTCCTGCACGAGGTATTGCCGGGTTCGGCCGACCGCTCTTACGGCATCCAGGTCGCCAAGCTCGCGGGCCTGCCGCCGGCCGTGATCACGCGCGCCAAATCGGTGCTGGCGAAGCTGGAAGCCCAGGACCGCGGCCAGACCGCGCGCGCGCTTGCTGACGATCTGCCGCTGTTCGCAGTGCCCTCGCGCGCCGCCGCAGAAGTCACACCGCCGAGCGAGGCCGAACTGCTGATGGACGCGGTGAAGGCGCTGCATCCGGACGAGATGTCGCCACGCGAAGCGCTCGATGCGCTGTATGCGTTGAAGGCCAAGCTGCCGAAGCAGTGACGGTGCCGCAGGGTGGGTTAGCCGAAGGCGTAACCCGCCACCTTTGTCAGCGCGCGAGAAGTGGCGGGTTACGCTTCGCTAACCCACCCTATGCTTCTGAACGCTACGCCCTCGCCGCGATCGCCGCCGCTTCCGCTGCGGCGCGCTGCATGCTGGTCGACATCTCGTTGGTCACCGTGCTCTGCTCTTCGATCGCCGCGGCCGTCGACGTCACATATTCGCTGACGTTGCTGATGGCCGTCTTGATCGAAGCCAGGGCGGTGACGACGTCTCCAGAGATGCCGTTGAGGCTACCGATCTCAGCGCCGATCTTGTCAGTGGCCTGCTTGGCTTGGTTGGCGAGGCTCTTGACCTCCGAGGCCACCACCGCAAAGCCCCGACCGGCTTCGCCGGCGCGGGCGGATTCGATGGTGGCGTTAAGTGCCAGGAGGTTGATCTGCCCGGTGATGTTGTTGATGAGCTCGACGATCCCGCTCATCGCCAGCGCCGCTTCAGTGAGGCGCTGGGCCTGGGCATCAGCGGACGCGACCTGCTCCACCGCGCTCATCGCCGTCTCGCGCGATTTGGTCATGGCCTCGGAAATCTCCCGCACCGAGGCGTTCAGCTCTTCCGATCCGGCGGCGACCGATTCCATCATGCCGCGGACGCGCTCGTTGCCCATGCGGACCAGCACCTGTTTCGTGACGTCGGTCGCATATTTCATGACCTTGAACGGCTTGCCGTTGAGATCCATGATCGGATTGTAGGAGGCCTGGATATAGACCTCCCTGCCGCCCTTGCCGATGCGCTTGTATTCGGCCGCCTGATACTGGCCGCGGTTGAGCGCCGCCCAGAACTCGCGATAGCCATTGCCATCGCGCTCCGAGGGCTCGACAAACATGCTGTGGTGCTTGCCCTTGATCTCAGCCAGCGAATAGCCGAGGGCGCCGAGGAAATTGGCGTTGGCGGCGATGATCGTGCCGTCCATGTTGAACTCGATCACCGCCTGCGCCTTCTCGATCGCCGAGATCTGGCCCGCAAGGTCGGCATTCTTCAGCTTCTCCGCCGTGACGTCGGTCGCGAACTTGGCGACGCCGGAGGGCTTGCCGTTCTCATCGAGTAGCGGATTGTAGGAGGCGAGAATCCAGACCTCGCGGCCGCCCTTGCCGATGCGCTTGAAGTCGCCAGCCTGGTATTCGCCGCGGTTGAGCTTGGCCCAGAACTCGCGATAGGCCGCGCCGTCGCGCTCGGCCTGGGGCATGAAGAGGCTGTGATGCTTGCCCTGGATCTCGGTCAGCGAATAGCCAAGCGCGTTGCAGAAATTCTCGTTGGCCGTGACGATGGTGCCGTCGAGCTTGAACTCGATCACGGCCTGGGCGCGGCCGATAGCGGCGATCTTCGAAGAGTCCGTCATGCTCCGGATCTTCTTCTCGGTGATTTCGGTCGCAATCTTGGCGACCATCACCGTCTTGCCGTTGCCGTCGAGCACCGGATTGTAGGATGCCTCGATCCAGATCTCACGGCCGCCCTTCGCGATCCGCTTGAACTCGCTTGCCTGATACTCGCCGCGGTTCAATTCAGCCCAGAACGCCTTGTACTCGGCGCCGTCGCGCTGGTCGGCCGGCATGAACATGGCGTGCTTCTTTCCCTTGATTTCGTCGAGGGAATAGCCGAGGGCGTTCAAGAAATTTTGGTTGGCGGTCAGGATCGTGCCGTCCATGGCAAACTCGATCATGGCCTGCGAGCGGCCGATGGCTGCGAGCTGAGCATCCGCGTCGTTGCGGGACTTGCGACCAAACATCAGTGAATCTCCGAAATCATGAAATTGCGTGACGGGATCAGGGGACGTGACGGCGCGGCACACGCGCCGAATTCCAATCGAAACTTCCGCCGGTAAAACTCGCATTGCGAAGACCGAGGCGGGTATGCAGAATAATTCAGTACCCATAAGACTCGAATAAAGTGCTAACGAATTCTGCGAAAGGCGATGGCCGACAAAGCAGCCTAAAGCTGCACGACGGCGCGCCTTACACGCTGCTCGGTCGGCGCTGCGACTTGAAATGGCCTTGGTCCTTCAGGAGTTTGAAGGAAAGCGTCTCGTGACCGGTCATGGCGAGTTTGCTACGGAAGTATCCGACGCCGTGCCGCATGGCCGTAGTGTCACGGTACTTGTCGCGCCTTGTGCTGCGTACGCCGCCCGATCCCCCACAGCGTCAGATTCCAAACGATGCACGTGGCGAGAGCAAGCCCAAGACCGACGGCGGAGTCGAACCACGCCACCGCCCCGTGCAACACCGCGATCGCCATTCCGAATCCGAGTAGGCCCCAGGCCGAATTGGCCAGCACCGCGGCGGTCGGCGGACCGCCGATGCGCGGATGCAGGATCACCATGATGCTGGAGAACACCACCGGGTACAGCGCGATGATGCCGCTAATCCGGGGGCCGACCCAGCCCGACGTCGAGACGACGATGGCAACCAGGGTCGCGACCAGCGCCGCCCGCATCAGAACGTCGTACCAGCGCCGCGTCACCAGCGGCATCTTCACGTGGCGATAGCCCGCGAGCAGCGGAATACAGATGCCGAACGCGATCAGATTGGCGGCGAGCCCGGCGGTGAGCGGCCAGTCGAACTGCTTGATGATCGAGGCGAACACGATCCAGACCGCGACCGCGCTTCCGCAACTCACCAGAAGGCTGCGCCGCTGCGCCAGCACCACATAGGTGAGACACATGAAGATCGTCGCGGCATTGACCGGCAAGCTCGACAGCGCGCCCTGCGCGATGAAGGCGGCATCGTGGTCGAGCGCGAGGAAGACGTAGGATGGCCCGGCCGAAACCGGCAAGGTCGCGACCAGCGCGCCGATCACCGGCCCTGAGCGCTCGGTGATGATCGACGCCGTCACGACGAACGCCGCCGCAACCATCATGCGCAGAACGAGGATGAGGATGAAGTGGAGCTCGGGGGACATTTTTTTCTTTTGTCGTCCCGGGCTTCGCCGAGACGACACGAATTGTTGGGCGAGCGGCCTTCGCTCGCTACATCCGCTGCATCGACACCGAGACCTTCGGGCCGTTCTTGATGGTCTGATAGACCACGCAGTAGCGCTCGGTGAGCTTGAGCAGCAGGTCGAGCTTGTCTTGCGGCGCATCAGTATCGACGTCGAAGCGCAGACGTATCTCGGCGAAGCCGACCGGCGTCTCCTTGTCGACGCCGAGCGTGCCGCGGAAATCGAGATCGCCCTCGGCGTAGACGTTGCCGGTCTTCAAGGGCACCTCGATCGCGGTCGCGACCGATTTCAGCGTGACGCCGGCGCAGGCGACCAGCGCCTCGAGCAGCATGTCGCCCGAGCAGAGCTCCAGGCCGGAGCCGCCAGTCGCGGGATGCAGGCCGGCCATCGCGATGGCGCGGCCGGTCTCGACCTTGCAGGCGATGCCCTCGCTGTCGGTCGAGCCCTTGGCCTTCAACGTGATCATCGCGGTCTTGGGGTCGGTCTTGTAGCGCTCCTTGATCGGGGCCTGCATCTGGCGCAGTGCTGCGGCGTCCATTTTGTCTCTCCCGGGAAAATCGTCTCTACGAAGTACCGGCTTGCGATGTACCGGCTCGGAGCGAAATTGTCACCACCACATGGCCTGACCGGGACCCTGGGTTGCGTCACGGTCGGGCACGTTGCGGTCGAGCGAACGGTCGAGTGACGTCAGCACACTTCGCTTGAAATTCTCGAACAGCGGCGAATTGCGGTCGCGTGGCCTGCCCAGGTTGATCTCGATCTGGTCGAACAGCCGGCCCGGCCGCGGCCGCATCACCAGCACGCGGTCAGCCAGCACCACGGCCTCGTCGACGTCATGGGTGACGAGGATGAGCGTCGGCCGCGTGTCGGCCCAGAGATCGAGCAGATGATCCTGGAGGTCCCTGCGGGTGAAGGCATCGAGCGCCGAGAACGGTTCGTCGAGCAAGAGCACCTCGGGCTGCGGCACCAGTGCGCGGGCAATCGCGACGCGCTGTGCCTGCCCGCCCGAGAGCTCGCGCGGCCAGGCCTGCGCTTTCTCGGCGAGCCCGACA from Bradyrhizobium lupini harbors:
- the pcaF gene encoding 3-oxoadipyl-CoA thiolase, which gives rise to MRDVFICDAVRTPIGRFGGSLAKVRADDLAAAPIKALMAKHPNLDWAQVDEVFFGCANQAGEDNRNVARMALLLAGLPDSVPGQTLNRLCASGLDAVGAAGRAIRSGEMELAIAGGVESMTRAPFVMGKAQEAFSRSAEIFDTTIGWRFINPLLKAQYGVDAMPETGENVAEEFQVSRADQDAFAIRSQQRAGAAIAAGYFAEEITPITIPGGKAGPVTVDKDEHPRPETTLEALTKLRPIVRNPGTVTAGNASGVNDGAAAMILASEAAVKKHGLTPRARILGLASAGVPPRIMGIGPVPATRKLMERLGKKISDFDLIELNEAFASQGIACIRQLGVADDADFVNPHGGAIALGHPLGMSGARLALTAVHGMEKRGGKLALATMCVGVGQGVAVAIEKLN
- the mutS gene encoding DNA mismatch repair protein MutS — protein: MTMQQPIPAPPPDDTPAPQAEAAARVTPMMEQYLEIKAAHQGLLLFYRMGDFYELFFEDAEIASRTLGIVLTKRGKHQGADIPMCGVPVERSEDYLHRLITAGHRVAVCEQTEDPAAAKARGNKSVVRRGVVRLVTPGTLTEDTLLDARANNYLLALARARSSAGGDRFGLAWIDISTAEFTVTECSGGELAATLARINPNEVIVTDALYNDSELGQTLRELPAVTPLTRDVFDGATAEKRLCDYFAVATMDGLSQLTRLEATAAAGAVTYVDRTQVGKHPPLSPPAREASGATMAIDPATRANLELTRTLAGERRGSLLDAIDCTVTSAGSRLLAQRLAAPLTDAAAIARRLDAVGSFVADSAAREDIRSILRGAPDMSRALARISVGRGGPRDLAGLRDGIIAADQVLTRLDELDQPPQEIAVVMAALQKPSRELAAEFARALDDQLPLIKRDGGFVRQGYEPALDETRNLRDASRLVVASMQARYADNTGVKGLKIRHNNVLGYFVEVTAQHGDKLMSAPLNATFIHRQTLAGQVRFTTSELGEIEAKIANAGDRALGLELEIFERLCAKALAISEELRAAAHAFALLDVATSLAKLAIDENYVRPEVDSSLGFAIEAGRHPVVEQALKRNGQPFIANACDLSPGPAQKSGQLWLLTGPNMAGKSTFLRQNALIALLAQIGSFVPATRARIGIIDRLFSRVGAADDLARGRSTFMVEMVETAAILNQAGERALVILDEIGRGTATFDGLSIAWAAIEHLHESNRCRTLFATHYHELTALSAKLPRMFNATVRVKEWQGNVVFLHEVLPGSADRSYGIQVAKLAGLPPAVITRAKSVLAKLEAQDRGQTARALADDLPLFAVPSRAAAEVTPPSEAELLMDAVKALHPDEMSPREALDALYALKAKLPKQ
- a CDS encoding PAS domain S-box protein, with protein sequence MFGRKSRNDADAQLAAIGRSQAMIEFAMDGTILTANQNFLNALGYSLDEIKGKKHAMFMPADQRDGAEYKAFWAELNRGEYQASEFKRIAKGGREIWIEASYNPVLDGNGKTVMVAKIATEITEKKIRSMTDSSKIAAIGRAQAVIEFKLDGTIVTANENFCNALGYSLTEIQGKHHSLFMPQAERDGAAYREFWAKLNRGEYQAGDFKRIGKGGREVWILASYNPLLDENGKPSGVAKFATDVTAEKLKNADLAGQISAIEKAQAVIEFNMDGTIIAANANFLGALGYSLAEIKGKHHSMFVEPSERDGNGYREFWAALNRGQYQAAEYKRIGKGGREVYIQASYNPIMDLNGKPFKVMKYATDVTKQVLVRMGNERVRGMMESVAAGSEELNASVREISEAMTKSRETAMSAVEQVASADAQAQRLTEAALAMSGIVELINNITGQINLLALNATIESARAGEAGRGFAVVASEVKSLANQAKQATDKIGAEIGSLNGISGDVVTALASIKTAISNVSEYVTSTAAAIEEQSTVTNEMSTSMQRAAAEAAAIAARA
- a CDS encoding OsmC family protein, which codes for MDAAALRQMQAPIKERYKTDPKTAMITLKAKGSTDSEGIACKVETGRAIAMAGLHPATGGSGLELCSGDMLLEALVACAGVTLKSVATAIEVPLKTGNVYAEGDLDFRGTLGVDKETPVGFAEIRLRFDVDTDAPQDKLDLLLKLTERYCVVYQTIKNGPKVSVSMQRM
- a CDS encoding ABC transporter ATP-binding protein, which translates into the protein MLALDRVSKTYPNGVQALARFSAEIRQGEIVAIIGGSGCGKSTLLRAIAGLDRASSGTVTLDNEAIASPHAKIGIIFQEPRLLPWLSVADNIGFGLADGPATERREKVARALERVGLAEKAQAWPRELSGGQAQRVAIARALVPQPEVLLLDEPFSALDAFTRRDLQDHLLDLWADTRPTLILVTHDVDEAVVLADRVLVMRPRPGRLFDQIEINLGRPRDRNSPLFENFKRSVLTSLDRSLDRNVPDRDATQGPGQAMWW